The genomic segment ATGTGATCTGTCCGGCCCATGTTCAAAAAAGAGGACAACTGCATGAGGTTAACTCTGTGCTGGCTGtcacaaaccatttttttttgtgcctgcTTAATCAGGAGGTTTGACAGGATGAGGCTGTTCATGGCCTATGTCCCTGAAGCAGATTGTGGCAGTGCCCCACACGTGTTCAGTGGCTGTGAAGGTGGGCATACAAAGACTATCCCTTCCTTTTGGAGAGCAAAGCAGACAGGGCAATTTCTTCCTGTGCTCTTAAAGCTAGATATTCAGCAGCTTCATGGTAGGAACCAACACTTGAAGTGGCAACGCCCAGACTGACAGAAGCATTCCGGTGTCTTCTGACTGGAATCTAGTACCTAGGTTAGGAGTTTAGCTTGTAAAGGAAGACTTTACAGCATCTTTGGTGTCACAAAGCTCAATCTGAGCCATGCTCTCAAAAGGTAGAAagctgcagctggaaagcaATGCTTTCAAAAGGTAGAAagctgcagctggaaagcaCAGCCACGAGGCTGCTCCCCTCTCCAGAATGGCTAAAATTTCTCTCCACAGTTACAGCACTACAATTACACGCTGTGAATACCTGTGATGAAAACCATAACCTCCTTTGTTGCTCAGCAAAGAAATCAATGTTGAGAACTGCTAACTACCAGCAAGTCAACTCTGCTTTCTCTAACTTGGAAAACGAGCGCAgtccagctgtgctggggctggcagGAGTGACAGCAGTGGTAATAACAACCATCTGCATCACTGGGAGAAGAGTATGTATAAACATGAGTGAAACTCTGTCCTCCTCTGAAAACATCATTGCTGTCCATTACTGCAATCAGTGAGGAAATAGGACTGAAGTCTCTTTAAAGACACTTCAACAGACATTTTTACACATTTTCAGAGCAATTACAGATTCTCACTAGTCACACTGCTGGGACAAAAGTGTTACCAGGTATGGCAGGTCCAGTGCCAGGTGTTTCCTTGACGTGCCAAGTAGCACAGGTCCTGAGTCCACAGGACAGATTAAGGTTTATCTCTAATTAAATGCTTCTCCTAGTAAGTTTTAATAGGATGACGGAGCCAGGAAGAATCAGAGGATTTGCTGAAGAACTTCTTTAGTCTAGCACCATGCAAATGAACAGATCTTAGCTTTGTTTACACGGGTGCTAACGAAATTCCTTCCCTCTGACGTCACAACCACACCGTTTTACTATGGTAAAATTTCATCAAAACACTAATTTTACACTCTTGGAACATTTGAAACAAATTGTATTCAGTATAAGTTTACACCTAATAGAGACAAAAATtgactgcagaaaagcaagcacTGAAAGTagcaaagattttaaagcatatttgatGGTGAAAACTGTTGAAGCTTCACTCATGTATTATCTTATGTCAGTGTGGAAACCCATGAACATTGTATCGTACAATGGTATTTTACCACCTGAAAACTTCATAATGAAATATGACATGATCATTTTTGGAAGAGGCACATCTGAGTCaggttttttccttgttttcctcattggttttttttccaaaacaaacttcattattttttgccTTACAACACTGGCACTAACTAGAAAAGCATTAAATCAAAGACATAAGGACTATCCATGGAGGATTTCAGACGATGGGTCAGAGTGACATAGACTATGTCTGGTAGACATCTGCAAGGTGTGTACATGACTCCTAAGAAGTGGTTTGCTGACCCACAAAAGTAGTTCTGTTATGAGTCATAGGTTGGGGAGAAATCTGTGTGGAGGTcggaaaaacagaataaagacCAGCTCCTAAATGTGAACAACAGCAAGAGCGCTCTGCCCTGAAGCTTCCTTTCACTTTTGTTTCTATTCtatttgaaagaagaaacactggaagttttttttttttcaaaagaagtaGGACCTCCCTGaacatttgtaataaaaatcCACACAAACCCTCTTTAGCAGGCAGGAATCTTCCTCCAAGTTAGTTGACCTTTTTATTGACTCTTCACAGGGCTCCTTGAgatgaaatttctttcttaggAACTTATGCACCGTGATGAACAAAGTAGGATGGAGGCAGGTTTTTCGTAGGATTATTTTGTGCATGTGCTAAAATCTGTAACAAACTCCTGCTCTGAAGCTGATGCAAAGGGTTACTTTGCATTAAGCAAAACCAAGCATGAGTCCCACTAGCCCTATTCTGAAAGGGGTCAGGATACTGCAAAGCAGAAGGAGCCCAAAACGCCACATTTACTTTGCTGAGAAGTCAGAGGAGGAGTTCATGAGCTCACTTTCAAGAAATTGTGATTCCTCCTATCTGACACATGTGTTGGAATTACACAGATTTAAGTTGTCTTGGCACACAGATTGAATGctgcagagagacagacaaGTAAACTGTTTGCTGCCACGTTATCAGAGATTTGGGGATCAttatgaaggaagaaaagccaaTTAATTTCCCTATAAGTGGTTGAATACAATGCAGCCACATATTCTGGAGATCTCTATAGTCAGGAGAGATGAAGAGATCTTCACTTTAATTTCAGACTATACTGTAATTGCACTGAGAACTCCCACCTGCATCCCAACACTCCGGTTACAGCCGTTGGGCAGAGGCCAAAATTTCCTACTGCCCTGCATTAACAGTGTGAAAGCGAACTAACTCAAGTCTCCGCACTTGGGTTTGAAATCCCAGTTTTCCGTGGCTGCACTGTTAGCAGTCAATACTGGTGCTACCTCTGCTCATTTTAAAGCATCTGCAGATAATTAAAGTTGTTTATAATCCACAGTCTGTGTGAGGTGACGGTATCAAAACCCCAGCGAAAAGTTGAAGGATACATCCTAAATCACGCTCATGCCTTTGGAAAACTTCTGTGTGGGCTCAGCAATTCGGAGAAAAGTCTGCAGGCAGGAACCTTAGAGGtttgaaaacaaatccaaacaatCCCCAAAGTGACTTTAGATAAACAAAGCCCCAAATGTACCCGGTGTTCATGTTCCATGGCACTAAGTATGTCATGACAGGGAAGGGGGGAAGCTGTGTTGAGAGGCTGCGCTGGCAGCACTGGGCTGGAGCGAAGGGCACAGGTACAGGTTATCGGCCCAGTGCGAGGCATCAGCCCTACAGGAGAAGCTCCAGAAAAGGATAACACAACCTGGCGTCAGGAAGCTCTGCGCCTCtttttactcttaaaaaaaaaataaatcctgtctTCCACTATTCCCTAATGGAGATGGCTCAGAAAGGTTGCTCTGAAATGCTCTGCAACGTGAGGGCTGAGAAACGACCCCTACCTCGAGGGGACTGTGGAGGGGGCAGGACCCGCCGCCACCTGCTGGGCGGGACACGACGGGAGGAGATAGGGGCGGGATAGGACACGGGGAGTGCCGTGGAGTCGGGATGCGGGGACGGGATAAGGGAAAGTGAGGTCGTGGTGCGGTGGGACGGGGCGGGGCGAGGGCAGGCGGTGTCGGGGGGACGGGGCAGAGTGAGGCGGTGTCGGGGGGACGGGGCGGGGTGAGGCGGTGTCGGGGGCGGTGGGACGGGGCGGGGGCTGCCGGGGAGGCGGGGGCCGGGGCCAGGCTTGGCGGAGGGACGGCGGTGGGTCTGCCCCATCGCGGAGCTCGGAGCCTCCCAGAGCGGGCGCGATGCTGCCCGGGGCCGGCGCCAGTCCCGCGCTGACCTGCGGGGCCGTGCTGGCCGCCGCCGTGCTGCTGCAGTCCGCCTGCGTGGCCGTCACCTTCCTCTACTTCACcaaggagctgcagcaggtcggtgggggcgggggggcaccCGCTCTCTCCCTTTGTCTCCTTTCTGGccgaggggagggaggggatcctgcccgCGCGCTCTGAGGGTTTGCGATGCCCGCGGCGTTCTGAGCGCTCCCCGGACAAAGGGCTCCGCGCCCTGTGTGCCTGCTCCTTTGTCTCGGCCTCCTCCGGCCGTGGGTGTGAACGCGGGGGACGGAGCTcaaggcaagaaaaaataaaaagttctcTTCTCTTGGCAGAGAAGTAGCAAACGTGCTTTCCCTTAGAGCGCCAGACGTGCTCTCGCATCGTATCGGGTCCCCGtcagggctgcagggaaggcagagccTCTGTCAGCTCCATATGCCTGTAGGCAGCGGGGAAAGCGGGCTGAGGAAAGCTGAGGTACCTTTTAGATGCCTCCCCTAGGAAAATACAGAGTTTTAAGACAGTGACTAATCCCAAAGGAACTTCACCCAGACGGCAAAACACCACTGAACTCCCCAGAACGACTCGTAAAACACCCGTTGTATAGTCTAGATGCTTTGGTCTCCTTGCAGCCTCCCTCTAagcctgctggctgctgcttaactctttcctcttcctgcaAAAGATCATTTGCATTCCAAGAAAATTACATGTAGTGAATAGTGCCACGAGCCTTTATGTATGTGGCCCTGCTTTCACTGATCCCCCTACTTCTAAGGGTTTCCCTGAGCATCTTGTCCAAAATCTGCTGCCCTGTAAGTTGTACCACTGTGTTACTCTCCCAGGAACAAAAGTAAACAACTGCAGGTAAGTGTACTATAGTTGTACAGCTTCAGAAAGTATTgcataaatgcaaaatattatgTTACCTAGGCATTTATTCTATGTCAGATTTAATAGGTGGAATCTTCCAAGATGTCCAAGTCCTCTCTGAAGCAAGCATTAAAGGGTATATAGTATTCTGCAATATAAGCCAATGCTCATATTTTGGAAATGTATAAGACAGATTTTTCCTGCTAATTCTGTAGTTGAGGTTGTCCCATATTTGGTGAAATGGAGGAATCAGAAATGTCTCAATTTTATGAAATAAGTTCACATAATAgtgataatgaagaaaaatacataaatgcatACGGTTCAGAGTCCTTTGCTAAGAAGCTTGCCAAGGTAAGTAATTAGTAACAATCTTTCCCTGCCTTTTATTCAAATATGTACACCTGGAATACAAGCACATCTCATGATACTTGCCCAGAATACAACTCACTATTTCTGAAGAATGACAAGCCTACATTTGGTGTGAAAAGCTAAATCTGTCCACACTGAAAGTTCTGTTAGGCTACAAAGTAAGGTTGCTGGCTCTGGAGGGGGTACCGTAAGCACATACTCTTGCACATGCCATCTGGAGCACAATAAACAAGGTAAAAGCTTACCTAGAAACACAGTCTGCTACCCCACCTCCACATGGTGTGTATGGAATAGATCACAAAAGATAAACTGTGATTTCTGTCTGTATGTtattcctccttttgttgtttacAATGTCTGCATTTCTACACCTTCACCAAGTTACTGTGGCTGCACAGACTGcagatatttttatctttacagaaaagtaaatatatagCCAgcaggctttcttttttctacagCTATAGTAATCTGAGGACTAAGAATTTGTTTAACAGTTTTGCTATGGCAGGAAGCGCTGAGATACAAGCACGATAAAGTTCATTATGCTTCAGGATacagggctggaaggaaaatATCCTCAgacttccttctgttttgaaaaaatagtCCACAGACTACTCCTAGAATAGGACAAAAGCTTTAGAAGATAGCATTAGAAACAGGACTTTTGTCTTCAAAAACATCAATGCTACAGATAAACTTCACTTGATTCAGTCTTACATCACCCTGATGCGTTCCTTTCTTCTATCCATAAAACAAATACCAATCCTTCAGTACCATGCGGTGCTGATACAACATTGTATTCCCCAAGGATttcaaaatacatgcaaaacACTGTTCCAGTGCCAGGACAGTAAAGCTGTTAGGTGGAGAACTATGCCAGGTAAGGACAATACAGAAGCACAGGAACATTTACTTCAAGATTGGGGGCAAAGCTCAGAGGTGAGTTTATAGCAGACCTGATAAGAGAATAAACTAATATCTCGTCTgctcacatattttttttaaactcatcaAACCCCTTTGTTATAGGAGCTAGTACACTTTGAGCTGTCAGAGCCCTTAGTTTAAAGTGCGTTTTTACCTTAATAAGCACATAATTGTAACCACTTTAAATGAATTCTTGAAACAAGAAACTTTCTTGAAACAAATACTTCTCAGTAAGGACAGAAAAACCTTCACAAGCATTTACAGCGGTGGCCCCATTTCGCTTTGATGCCTCCAAAGTACAGGATTGTTTCAAGTATTAGAAGAAGCTCACAGAGTCTGCTGCAAACTGAAGGTGCTCTTCAATCCAGTGGGATTTGCAGGGCAGCATGGGTGAATTCTCCTAATCCTCCTGGAGGATGAAATCTCTTCCTAAACGCCTTTGTTTTCTAACAGGCAGGAAAAGCATGGAGTGTAAAGGAGGAAGCCACTCCTTTTGTTGTTTACAATACCACAGCCTCAAGGAGAGCCAAAACTGCTACTTGTAGAATAAATGCATCTGTTTAGCTAAATCAGACTTCTTTAACATAAGAAGAGTGACGTTTAAATGTTAACAATCAGAAATCCATCTGAATGCTTTGCATGTTTATTGCTGATTGCTGGTTCTTCCCAGTTCCTGTAGTACTTTGCTGGGACAAGCACCCTTACCAGTCTTTCTAGCTGATACAGCAGCAACAGAGTTCAAAGCAAAGAGGAGCTGTTGTCAGCTGCCAGGTTGTGTACTCTTACATTAAACAACAGCGCCAGCTGGAGCTGTGTATGTCTCCTTGCCCTGTGCAAGCCGCTGGGTTTGGGAAGAGCGTTTCCCTATAATATAAACTCTCATAGTCCGCTTCCCTTGGAGCCAAGAAGAGTTTTGCCTCTCTCTTTTAAACcttatgagaagaaaatgtgctttctgtGCGACTAGAGAGTATAGACATAGGCCCCTGTCACAAGGATTCATCACAGTGTATTCATTTGGAccaaatgctgtttctgttgtCTGCACTTTGTTCTGGACTATGAGATCAAATACAGTTACAGAGAGCCCCCAAACTGGATATGAGGAGGATATGGTATGGATGCTATCAGTGAAAGCCTGGATTGGGAGTAGCATTGGCTGAAAAGACAGAATGGAAAATGCTTCTAAagattactttttaatttcatcCTCAATAATTTGTGAAGAAAAGTCCCTTCtgcaaaagaaagtttttttaatgcagaactcaagaaactgaagaattcACAACATCAGTGATTTGGGCATTGAATTTTCACTAAGCTGCTTTAGTTGAGTGCTAGATACCAAATTTGTATTCATGGAGATCACGTAAGTATATTTTTGCATATAGAGTATGCCATTGTAATGGAACGTATAGAATCAGGATTAATCACTGTTGTTGTTTTCTCTATAGTCGTAACTTACATCATACTAttaaatgctttaaagaaaagaaagcatgttCCTAAGTAGTGAATTTAGTGACATACCACAACCAAGCATCTGAAAGCACATCAGAGATGAAAAATCCTggttttcccttctgctgcagcttcGGGACACGTACTCCAAGAGCGGCATTGCTTGTCTCACCggggaggaaatgggaaatTTCATCCAAAACTTGGATCTAattgaaaatgaagacagagaagCTGATCCCTGCTGGCAAGTAAAGTGGCACCTGGGAAAGTTGATTAAAAAGGTATTTGGGAACTGACAtcctgaagcagcagcactATTCAAAGAATTCTAATAGCATaataaaggggggggggagctTGGATTTTCTTATTGCAAAGCAATGGTCAAGCCACAGCTTCAGCTgccaaaaaaatccagacaatGTTTTCAATAGATTCAGGAAATAGTAAAGCAAAGACAAACCAGTTTTTACTAAGCTAATTTCGGTGATAGGTTGTCTTGTCTGAAATACCTCAGGGTACAAGTGCTTGACTCCAGCTTATTTTCTACCTGACCATGTAGATCACACTACTAGCAGAGGTGTCCCTCCTTCTTTGGAAATACAGGGAGACTGGCATGAGAAATTAATATGGGAGAGGTAAAAAGGTGCCTGAGGAATGGTCTAGTTATGAACTGTGTAATGTATtagaggaggaaagagcaagCGAGCACACAGCATTGGGCACAGCACCTTCCCAGCTCAGCATTCAGAAAACACCAACTCCTGCATGACTTACACACAATACACATAATTTTGGCTCCGGAGACAAAAATAAGcctggctgaaaaaaatcagaaagattaAGATCTTCTGGAATGGTTTTCAAAATCCCATCTCCAGCACATAAAAAAGCTCATTCATAAAAATTTACTTCTGGCTGAAACTTACCTGGCAAatcttgcagcccagaataaatgctgtgtttttcagAGACCTCAACTCCTTTGGTGGAAGTTATGTCAGTAAAGTCCCtaaactgcagaaagaaaatattattttatttagtggGCATTTACACATCTAACATATCTACTAGCTGCCtgattgctttaaaaaaggTAAATGGGTACCAGaaataataaagatattgaTAATAATGATAGATGAATAGAAATATGCCATTGCAGAACACATCAGTAAGTGGCACTATGGGGCCCATTGTAGTCACCCagacaaataatttcaaaccACCAGCATGCTTGCTGCAGCTACACTGCCCTTGGTAGCCAAACTAGTTCCTTTCAGTGGTCAGCAAACAGTTATAAAGAGGGAGAATGAACAAAGTAACATATGCTGGCTTAAGAGTGTAGACACATAGATAGGTAgaggtataaaaataaatgaaatttaatttagcAGAACTAAGATCCCACAGAACTGCACACTGCCAAGTATTCTGCAAACAAGCTGGTGCTTGTATACTCACTTCTTATTTGACAAAAGCATGAAAGTAAATTTTTCCAATAGATTTAAAGCCCAGATGGCTGAGCTGTCTTGAAAAAGTTTTGCCACACATTTAGTTGCATAAAAGACGGAAATATAGAAATACTTCAATACAACAAATTCATGGGCTTTTTTGATTTGCATGTTTATCAAATTCAGAATACCAGTTATGCATGAGTTTGAGAAAGGAGTGTCTTTTTTCATGCAACTTTCAGTTTCTGCTGACAAACTgattcattttctgtgtttgttggCAGATGATGTCCAGAAGCTACGAGGAAAGCCTATCTGCAGTCAATGGtattataataattttgttACCTGTGGGAAAAAGTTGCTGCTAGTGGCACCTGATGTATAGTGACTCAGTGTTTTAGAAGCGCAGAAAACACTGGCTAAGGTGTTGTACTGGCAACGAGTCTTCTAAAACGATTGCTTATTACCAGAGGACAAATTTTCAGGAGCCAGAAACATGGTCAAGTAGTTAGAGGGAGGTAACCAAGGTGCACTTGGCTTCTAGATCTCAGTCCCACAGTGTTAACAGGGACATTTTAAACAGTCTGCACTCCTGGGAACAAGCAGCGCTGAGCTGCTGTTTGCATAGAACAGGTGAGGAATAGCTCTGCTGAAGCTCACACAGCTCTAAACGTGTTGAACGAAACCATTATGATCTCCAAGTCGAAATTCAGAGCAGAGATTATGAATACTTAACCTTAAAAGATACCGATCATGGATGTGAAAACTTGGTACTATGAGTTACTTTAAGTTGTGTCTTGGTAATTTGGGAGCAGGCAGGgggagaaaaatgagaacaaagaGACATACAAAGACATTTCAAGGAGAGCAAGAGCATAAGAGAAATTTGAGCCTTATTACCCAGTATATAGCATTTGGTGTGTGGTTTAGTCAATTAAAAAATGGCATAGATATTCTTTAAAATCAAGTCGAATAGGACAGATGTGCTTTGCTACAGCCTTGCTTCTAATGTGACATTCCTTTTCTCGTCTTCCCTTAGCTGAAAGAGCCCTGACGCAGGTGCACACGGATGGGCAGCAACCACGCAGCCCTGTCAATAGGATCGCAGCACATCTGACAGGCAACAACAACAGGAAGAATTCCCCATCCCCACGCAGTAAGGAGAAACTTTACATACTTCCATAGTGGTGCTTGCATACACTTTTTAGTACTTACATTGGGTTAACAGTAAGAAACAAATCATTAAAAGTTTTTCAGCTAATTCTTGCAGAACAGGGAGAAAGCTCATTGCTTCATGGGTACCTCCCTAACGTTTCTTCTGGAAACTGcgttaggggaaaaaatagatatccttcttcctaatgttaagctttcctcttttcttccctttaatttccttctcttcGTTGTGCAAGTCCCAGCTGCTATGGTGACAGACCTATTAGAAATGTGAGACAGAGACAGGAGAAACTTGACATTCAGGCCGTAATGCACAGCTTGGTAGGGTTTCTGCAGCTTTGGAGGGTATCAGACACACAGATATTTTAACTTTGTTACTAAGTAACAacatgaagattattttttctcatttgggatcaataaagttaaaaataaaggtagTTTACATGGGTTCCCAAGTAGGGCTAAACGACTTACTCCTGGACTTTCAAGTGCTTTTGAGACCAGACCTAATAGCCGCTGGGAAGAACAGGTTTCTTTACTTCACTGTTGAAATCCACGCTCTCCAACTAACAAACAGACACCTGGCTTCGCTAcctgtttttttgctttaacatttcctctctcttttttttttttttgaagtagatTCCTTGCCCAGAAGAGGGAACGGACAAAAAATAAGCAACTGGGAATCATCAAGGAGAGGCCACTCTTTTCTTTACAATGTGGAGCTTAGAAACGGCGAGTTAGTGATACCTCAAACAGGCTTTTATTACATCTACTCACAAACTTATTTTCGTTTCCATGAAAATGAGAATGAGGATTCAGATTTGTTGGCACAAATCAGGAACCCCAAACAGCTTGTCCAATATGTTTACAAACTGACTAATTATCCAGAGCCCATTTTGCTCATGAAAAGTGCAAGAACAAGCTGCTGGtctaaaaaagcagaatatggACTTTACTCCATCTACCAAGGTGGTGTGTTTCAGCTGAAGAGAGAGGACAGAATTTTTGTCTCTGTCAGTAATAGTGATATAGTTGACATGGACAAAGAAGCAAGTTTTTTTGGAGCCTTTATGATTGGTTAAAAGGTGAAAATCATACTTTGAAGGAGCCCGTTTTTTCATAGTCAGGACCAACTTTAAATTCTGTAAAATAGGGGATAATAAGCAAATGCTGTAGCAATACCAACGATACCAGAATCCCCTTTCTCAGCTCACTTAGCGCGAGGTCTGACCATGACATATACTCTCCTACCAGCccagaaagcacagcagcagcttgctgcagctgcagatgGTGTTGATTTGTGCAGGCACGAGTGCCACAGCTTGCAGCCCAGCCAAGCTGGGGACGTGCGAGGACTTCACGTCCCACAAATTATACCTTCGGCCAGAATCCCAGGCAGGTAAGCACTCACCACTATCTCTGCAGAGAGGCTCCACGCTGCTCAGCCACAGCAAATGGGGTGAAAGATGCTCTGGGTCTGGTTACTCAAGACTGGAACTACATCTCAAATTTTATTTGTGGTGTCCGTTGGGACCCTGTCTTGAATATCTCGGCTGTGTAAGGAGCCCTTACAAGGACTGCTTCTCAGTGCCTGTGAAACAACTCTGGAAGGTTTTGTTTGAACCTGAGTTTTACAAAAGTTGAAAGGCCACCAGATGCTCAAACTGCACATCTTCATCCCATCTAACAAAGCATTTAAGCACCTCATTAATTTTTAGCACATGAAGAGTCTGACTAAATCAGGGTATTTACATGCTTGAAATTAAATAGGTGCTTAAGCATTTTTCAGGATCGTGGCTTCTGTAAACACATTAGTCTTTCTTGATCAGAATATGTACATAAAAACAGCTGCTTAAATGGCACAGAAGAGGTTTTGAAATCAATCAGTATTTTGTTTGGCACGCTACGATAGTGCCTATTTACTTCATTGCTGTGCTGCAAAGATTTCTCTAGGCTTCCTATAGGTCCAGTAACTTAGTTGCTTGACAAGTACTTGTTGACAGCAAGTACTTGATCCAAAAGAAAggtgtttttctgtaaatagTGAATTCTATTAGAGATTTGCCACAAATTCAGCATGACATGGTTCTTCCATGTTTATTTGTACTGGCCTGTATTTGGTAGGATGTAATGAGGAATAACACAACTGGATCACTaagattttaaggaaaatggaTGCAACAATCTGCACTAAAACAAGAACTGCAATTTAGGTGatgctgttttgatttttactgtatttttaggaatggttgaaaagttcacaggttttttttttaaaaccataattTTTACAAAAGCTGGCCACTGTATTTTTGACTCTAAGTAGGACTattttatattagaaaaaattaaaggcaacagaaaagatTTGCAAGTGTAAGCTGTGTGGGCTAGATCCACAGCCAAAGTCAGGTACCATAAATCAGCACGTCCGCAGCATTGCCAGTGGAGTTAGACCAGTTTGCTCCATGAATGCATTTTGCCCACGGACAGGtgaaacagcagggaaaagaaggtgaaaatgaaaaaaaaaaaaaggagggaaaggaagaaagttgtTCTGCGAATGTTATTTTGTGCCAACAGAATGATGCCAAGAAAAAAGGCAGTCATCTGTTTTTCCAATACACTAAGGTTGCCGTGGGAACCTTCACATTCACCTCCACATTCTGGTAATTAAATCACTGTAGAGCCTTGTGAGTAAACATGCATCATTCATCTTACTACTTTGTCAACAAGAGGAAATGAATAGACAGAAGCCcctgcatttattttgtcattCAGAAAAGTAGTTATGTTGGTTCATTTTAATACCTGTGTTTAAGCAACGAGTGAAGAATTTAAGCAATACTTTTGTCAGATTAGGGTAAAAGACCCACACTGTTGTAAGTCTGAAGTGATGAGGTTTAACTTTTTGTCTGGTGTTGTAACACAGCATCACATTTATGGTTTTCAGTGGTAATCAAATATGTGAAATTCTTCACTGGAATATTCACTGGAACACTGGTTTGCCTTGTACTCAAATCATCTGTTTCAACAAAGAACAGGAAATATTCCTagttctctttttctgcctgccAGAAAAGGCTAGGGACAACAAAGCCGTTCCCTACATCTCGTGTTGTCTGCTATATTGGAGAAATTACTTCCGCAAATTCTCATTGCAAATACACCAGGTTTTCTTATTTCAGCACAGGATTGACCCATGTTATcaggtttgaggtttttttccctagcaaattactatattttaaagatatattttttagaaatgttattttaggaccttattagaaagaaaatttatttgaactgtgaaaaagtatttcaaacCCACTGGTGGCAGCTTACAGAGAGAATTCCTCGTGGTGGCTAGGAACTGACTTGTGTAACAGGAGTCATGACTGCTAGAAAGAATTGGAAGGAAACCGTGGGAGACACCACAAACTTGCATCTGATGCTAAGACAATCTATTACGCACAGCTGTCGATGTAGAGCATCCTACCCACTGTCGCTTGGGGAATGCCCCCTGGCATTTTTTATCTAGATGTACATATTCTCTGTCTCTGCATGCAGAGCATATTGCAACAGGGATCACCCCAaataatcatattttatttctgaatatgtCAGATATTATCTTGGGAGGAGAGACTGTGAAGCAGTATGGGAGGGGACACATTTGAAGGTGAATGAAAAGATATAGTAACTTCTGTTTGTACATTTGCACCCTGAATCATACCTTTCATCTCATTTCATGCACTACAAATGTAGCAAATTTTTATTACTTGTGGATGTAGGTTGCGGTAACAAatattgtaatttttctacttgtgtt from the Cuculus canorus isolate bCucCan1 chromosome 9, bCucCan1.pri, whole genome shotgun sequence genome contains:
- the TNFSF10 gene encoding tumor necrosis factor ligand superfamily member 10 isoform X1 codes for the protein MLPGAGASPALTCGAVLAAAVLLQSACVAVTFLYFTKELQQLRDTYSKSGIACLTGEEMGNFIQNLDLIENEDREADPCWQVKWHLGKLIKKMMSRSYEESLSAVNAERALTQVHTDGQQPRSPVNRIAAHLTGNNNRKNSPSPRIDSLPRRGNGQKISNWESSRRGHSFLYNVELRNGELVIPQTGFYYIYSQTYFRFHENENEDSDLLAQIRNPKQLVQYVYKLTNYPEPILLMKSARTSCWSKKAEYGLYSIYQGGVFQLKREDRIFVSVSNSDIVDMDKEASFFGAFMIG
- the TNFSF10 gene encoding tumor necrosis factor ligand superfamily member 10 isoform X2, with protein sequence MLPGAGASPALTCGAVLAAAVLLQSACVAVTFLYFTKELQQLRDTYSKSGIACLTGEEMGNFIQNLDLIENEDREADPCWQVKWHLGKLIKKMMSRSYEESLSAVNAERALTQVHTDGQQPRSPVNRIAAHLTGNNNRKNSPSPRNSLPRRGNGQKISNWESSRRGHSFLYNVELRNGELVIPQTGFYYIYSQTYFRFHENENEDSDLLAQIRNPKQLVQYVYKLTNYPEPILLMKSARTSCWSKKAEYGLYSIYQGGVFQLKREDRIFVSVSNSDIVDMDKEASFFGAFMIG